A section of the Enterobacter sp. C2 genome encodes:
- the wecC gene encoding UDP-N-acetyl-D-mannosamine dehydrogenase, with the protein MSFATLSVIGLGYIGLPTAAAFASRQKRVVGVDINQHAVDTINRGQIHIVEPELDRVVKAAVEGGYLHASTTPVEADAYLIAVPTPFKGDHEPDMAYVEAAAKSIAPVLKKGALVILESTSPVGATEQMAQWLADLRPDLTFPQQAGEQADINVAYCPERVLPGQVMVELIKNDRVIGGMTPECSARASELYKIFLEGECVVTNARTAEMCKLTENSFRDVNIAFANELSLICADQGINVWELIRLANRHPRVNILQPGPGVGGHCIAVDPWFIVAQNPQQARLIRTAREVNDSKPHWVLNQVKATVADCLTANDKRASEIKIACFGLAFKPNIDDLRESPAMEIAHSIALWHSGETLVVEPNIQQLPKKLADSCQLVSLDAALADADVLVMLVDHREFKAIAGEQVTQQYIIDTKGVWR; encoded by the coding sequence ATGAGCTTTGCAACCCTCTCCGTTATTGGCCTGGGCTATATCGGACTGCCCACGGCAGCAGCTTTCGCCTCCCGGCAGAAGCGCGTCGTCGGCGTTGATATCAATCAGCACGCGGTAGATACCATTAACCGTGGGCAAATTCATATCGTTGAACCCGAGCTGGATCGGGTGGTGAAAGCCGCGGTAGAGGGCGGCTATCTGCACGCCAGCACCACGCCGGTCGAGGCGGATGCTTACCTGATTGCCGTGCCGACGCCCTTCAAAGGCGATCACGAGCCGGATATGGCCTATGTCGAGGCGGCAGCAAAATCTATTGCTCCTGTCCTGAAAAAAGGCGCGCTGGTGATCCTTGAGTCGACCTCACCGGTAGGCGCGACCGAGCAGATGGCACAGTGGCTGGCGGATCTGCGTCCGGATCTCACCTTCCCCCAGCAGGCCGGCGAGCAGGCAGATATCAACGTTGCCTACTGCCCGGAGCGCGTGCTGCCAGGCCAGGTGATGGTTGAGCTGATTAAAAACGATAGGGTCATTGGCGGTATGACGCCGGAGTGCTCTGCCCGCGCCAGCGAACTGTATAAGATCTTCCTTGAGGGCGAGTGTGTGGTCACTAACGCCCGCACCGCTGAGATGTGCAAGCTGACCGAGAACAGTTTCCGCGACGTGAATATCGCTTTTGCTAACGAGCTGTCGCTGATCTGTGCCGACCAGGGCATCAACGTCTGGGAGCTAATCCGCCTCGCTAACCGCCACCCGCGCGTCAATATCTTACAGCCGGGACCGGGCGTAGGCGGCCACTGTATCGCGGTCGACCCGTGGTTTATCGTGGCGCAAAACCCGCAGCAGGCGCGGCTGATCCGTACCGCCCGTGAAGTTAATGACAGCAAACCGCACTGGGTGCTTAATCAAGTCAAAGCAACGGTGGCAGACTGCCTCACGGCTAACGACAAGCGGGCCAGCGAAATTAAAATCGCCTGCTTTGGCCTCGCCTTTAAGCCCAATATCGACGATCTGCGGGAAAGCCCGGCGATGGAGATTGCCCACAGCATTGCCCTGTGGCACAGCGGCGAGACACTGGTGGTAGAGCCTAACATTCAGCAGCTGCCGAAGAAGCTGGCGGACAGCTGCCAGCTGGTCAGCCTCGATGCGGCGCTGGCCGACGCGGATGTGTTGGTGATGCTGGTGGATCACCGTGAATTCAAAGCCATTGCCGGTGAGCAGGTTACCCAGCAATACATTATTGATACCAAAGGCGTCTGGCGCTAA
- the wecB gene encoding UDP-N-acetylglucosamine 2-epimerase (non-hydrolyzing): MKVLTVFGTRPEAIKMAPLVHALAKDPYFEAKVCVTAQHREMLDQVLNLFSIVPDYDLDIMQPGQGLTEITCRILEGLKPILESFKPDVVLVHGDTTTTIAASLAAFYQRIPVGHVEAGLRTGDLSSPWPEEANRTLTGHLAMYHFSPTQNARQNLLRENILDKQIFVTGNTVIDALFWVRDTVLNNENLHSELAARYPFLDESKKLVLVTGHRRESFGQGFEQICHALVDIAAKHQDVQIVYPVHLNPNVSEPVNRILGHVENIILIEPQDYLPFLWLMTHAWLILTDSGGIQEEAPSLGKPVLVMRETTERPEAIEAGTVRLVGTDRQRIVEEVTHLLQDNDAWQAMSRAHNPYGDGQACERILHALKNNQVTL; this comes from the coding sequence GTGAAAGTACTTACCGTATTTGGCACACGACCAGAAGCCATCAAGATGGCACCTCTGGTACATGCGCTGGCAAAGGACCCTTATTTTGAAGCCAAAGTCTGCGTGACCGCGCAGCACAGGGAGATGCTTGACCAGGTTTTGAACCTGTTTTCCATTGTTCCGGATTATGACCTGGATATTATGCAGCCGGGCCAGGGGCTGACGGAGATAACCTGCCGCATTCTCGAAGGGCTAAAGCCGATCCTCGAATCATTTAAGCCTGACGTCGTGCTGGTCCACGGTGATACCACAACGACGATTGCCGCCAGCCTGGCGGCCTTTTACCAACGTATTCCCGTTGGGCACGTCGAGGCCGGGCTGCGCACGGGCGATCTCTCTTCGCCCTGGCCGGAGGAGGCTAACCGCACGCTGACGGGCCACCTGGCGATGTATCACTTCTCCCCGACGCAGAACGCCCGGCAGAATCTGCTGCGCGAAAATATTCTGGATAAGCAGATCTTTGTCACCGGTAATACGGTGATCGATGCGCTGTTCTGGGTGCGCGATACGGTATTGAATAACGAAAACCTGCACAGCGAGCTGGCAGCGCGATATCCATTCCTTGATGAATCTAAAAAGCTGGTGCTGGTCACCGGCCATCGCCGCGAAAGCTTTGGCCAGGGCTTTGAGCAGATCTGTCATGCGCTGGTCGACATTGCGGCGAAACATCAGGATGTCCAGATCGTCTATCCGGTACACCTGAACCCCAACGTCAGCGAGCCGGTGAACCGCATACTCGGACATGTTGAAAACATTATCTTAATTGAGCCACAGGACTATCTGCCGTTCCTCTGGCTGATGACCCATGCCTGGCTGATCCTGACGGACTCAGGTGGTATTCAGGAAGAGGCGCCGTCGTTAGGCAAGCCGGTGCTGGTAATGCGTGAAACCACCGAGCGCCCAGAGGCCATCGAAGCCGGAACGGTAAGGCTGGTGGGTACCGATCGCCAGCGTATCGTTGAAGAGGTAACGCACCTGCTGCAGGACAATGACGCCTGGCAGGCGATGAGCCGGGCACACAACCCTTACGGTGACGGGCAAGCCTGTGAACGTATTCTGCACGCACTTAAAAATAATCAGGTAACACTATGA
- the wzzE gene encoding ECA polysaccharide chain length modulation protein — protein MTQPLAGKHTGSMENELDIRGLFRTLWAGKLWIVGVALAFALIALAYTFFARQEWGATAITDRPTVNMLGGFYSQQQFLRNLDVKANLAPVDQPSVMDEAYKEFIMQLASWDTRRDFWLQTDYYKQRMVGNSKADAAMLDELINNIQYTPADAQRNLSDSVKLTAETAPDSNNLLRQYIAFASQRAASHLNDELKGAWAARTIQMKAQVKRQEEVANAIFKRRAHSVEQALKVAEQHNISRSETEVPPDELPDSEMFLLGRPMLQARLENLQAVGPEFDLDYDQNRAMLNTLNVGPTLDPRFQTYRYLRTPEEPVKRDSPRRAFLMIMWGMVGALIGAGVALTRRRSL, from the coding sequence ATGACTCAACCATTGGCGGGAAAACATACAGGAAGTATGGAGAATGAACTGGATATTCGCGGTTTATTTCGTACTTTATGGGCGGGGAAATTGTGGATTGTCGGCGTGGCGCTGGCCTTCGCGCTTATCGCGCTGGCCTACACCTTCTTCGCCAGGCAGGAGTGGGGCGCAACGGCCATCACCGATCGTCCAACGGTAAACATGCTGGGCGGGTTCTACTCCCAGCAGCAGTTTCTACGCAATCTTGACGTCAAAGCTAACCTGGCACCGGTCGATCAGCCCTCGGTCATGGACGAAGCATATAAAGAGTTCATTATGCAGCTGGCATCATGGGATACGCGCCGTGACTTTTGGCTGCAAACTGACTACTACAAGCAGCGAATGGTGGGCAACAGCAAGGCGGACGCCGCGATGCTGGATGAGCTGATTAATAATATTCAGTACACCCCCGCCGACGCGCAGCGTAACCTCAGCGACAGCGTTAAGCTGACGGCGGAGACCGCTCCTGACTCAAATAACCTGCTGCGCCAGTATATTGCTTTCGCCAGCCAGCGTGCTGCCAGCCATCTTAATGATGAGCTGAAAGGTGCATGGGCGGCCCGCACTATTCAGATGAAAGCGCAGGTGAAACGTCAGGAAGAGGTCGCGAACGCTATCTTTAAACGTCGGGCGCACAGCGTTGAGCAGGCGTTAAAAGTGGCCGAGCAGCACAATATCTCCCGCAGCGAGACCGAGGTTCCGCCTGACGAGCTTCCCGACTCAGAGATGTTCCTGTTAGGGCGTCCGATGCTGCAGGCGCGACTGGAAAACCTGCAGGCAGTGGGGCCCGAGTTCGATCTGGACTATGATCAAAATCGAGCCATGCTGAATACCCTCAACGTAGGCCCCACGCTCGATCCCCGTTTTCAGACATATCGTTATTTGCGGACGCCTGAAGAGCCGGTAAAACGCGATAGCCCGCGCCGTGCTTTCCTGATGATTATGTGGGGAATGGTAGGGGCGTTGATAGGTGCTGGTGTTGCGTTAACGCGCCGTCGTTCACTGTAA
- the wecA gene encoding UDP-N-acetylglucosamine--undecaprenyl-phosphate N-acetylglucosaminephosphotransferase, with product MNLLTAVTELFSIFLLTFIFLFFARKVAKKVGLVDKPNFRKRHQGLIPLVGGISVYAGICYTFAIADYYIPHAALYLMCAGVLVFIGALDDRFDISVKIRATVQALIAIVMMAVGKLYLSSLGYIFGTWEMVLGPFGFFLTLFAVWAAINAFNMVDGIDGLLGGLSCVSFAAIGIILWFDGQLSLAMWCFAMIAAILPYILLNLGILGRRYKVFMGDAGSTLIGFTVIWILLETTQGQTHPISPVTALWIIAIPLMDMVAIMYRRLRKGMSPFSPDRQHIHHLIMRAGFTSRQAFVLITLAAALLAAVGVVTEYLHFIPEWVMLALFVLAFFLYGWCIKRAWKVARFIKRVKRKMRRNSGHKPTLTK from the coding sequence CCAAACTTTCGTAAACGTCATCAGGGATTGATTCCCTTAGTGGGCGGTATCTCTGTCTATGCGGGGATCTGCTATACGTTTGCTATTGCTGACTACTATATTCCACATGCTGCGCTCTATTTGATGTGTGCTGGCGTACTGGTCTTCATCGGGGCGCTGGACGATCGCTTTGATATCAGCGTAAAGATACGTGCCACCGTTCAGGCGCTTATTGCTATCGTCATGATGGCAGTGGGTAAACTCTATCTCAGCAGTCTCGGCTACATTTTTGGCACCTGGGAGATGGTTCTCGGGCCGTTCGGCTTCTTCCTGACGCTGTTTGCCGTCTGGGCCGCCATCAACGCCTTTAATATGGTTGACGGTATTGATGGTCTGCTGGGTGGGCTCTCCTGCGTCTCCTTCGCCGCTATCGGCATCATACTGTGGTTTGACGGTCAGCTGAGCCTGGCGATGTGGTGCTTTGCCATGATTGCCGCCATTCTCCCCTATATCCTGCTTAACCTGGGTATCCTTGGTCGCCGCTATAAGGTCTTTATGGGCGATGCGGGCAGTACGCTGATTGGCTTTACGGTAATTTGGATCCTGCTGGAAACGACCCAGGGCCAGACGCACCCGATTAGCCCGGTGACGGCATTGTGGATCATTGCTATTCCGCTGATGGACATGGTTGCCATCATGTACCGCCGCCTGCGCAAAGGGATGAGCCCTTTCTCGCCTGACCGTCAGCACATCCACCATCTGATCATGCGCGCCGGGTTTACCTCCCGCCAGGCCTTTGTGCTGATTACGCTGGCCGCCGCGCTGCTGGCCGCGGTGGGTGTCGTCACAGAATATCTGCATTTTATTCCCGAATGGGTGATGTTGGCACTGTTTGTGCTAGCTTTCTTCCTGTACGGCTGGTGCATTAAACGTGCATGGAAAGTGGCGCGCTTTATCAAACGCGTCAAACGTAAAATGCGTCGTAATAGTGGACATAAACCAACTCTAACCAAGTAA